In Topomyia yanbarensis strain Yona2022 chromosome 2, ASM3024719v1, whole genome shotgun sequence, one DNA window encodes the following:
- the LOC131680505 gene encoding uncharacterized protein LOC131680505: MFSQLRWFLLAGFMISIRGYTAEDVSCSRIDFDQATLTYLSRCSYLQEFIVKPYSNSHIFVPFRDNAQHYLTNLWQGLTCGETVQSFSMNDQTELRMVYNLVFDTEASLEVRIVDLDRIDSDNKPTVVIRWKTEQATRGWGLFRERMDKIVKRAKVQIEANINAGSDVAIEYFTIFNYEVKTDECQQIDEFSTTTSTPTTTIALESTTFMSSTTTSSTHRTTASSIAPQTTDPMSTTDVTTIVTPTITDTTSTSSLSTSSVKTSSSTEYTTTSNSPRDETTSTLIETTTTSTTPAATHTTGLTEIDEITQEPVVAEKSTDWIWIALAATFAVLFCLATSSAIFIYAMNKQFQKFHPRLEKRGLKTPISEVKKHILMKRNHDSKSMRY; this comes from the exons ATGTTCAGCCAGTTAAGGTGGTTTCTGTTGGCCGGATTCATGATCAGTATTCGTGGGTATACCGCGGAGGATGTCTCGTGTTCGCGAATCGATTTCGACCAAGCAACATTGACATATTTATCTAGATGTTCCTATCTTCAGGAATTTATTGTGAAACCATACAGTAATTCGCATATATTTGTTCCATTTCGGGATAACGCCCAGCACTACCTTACAAATTTGTGGCAGGGGCTCACGTGCGGTGAAACAGTACAGAGTTTTAGTATGAATGATCAAACGGAGTTAAGAATGGTGTACAATTTAGTATTCGATACAGAAGCATCACTTGAGGTGCGAATTGTGGACTTGGACAGAATTGATAGCGACAACAAGCCAACTGTTGTAATTCGTTGGAAAACAGAGCAAGCAACCAGAGGATGGGGGCTGTTTAGAGAGAGGATGGATAAAATAGTCAAGCGCGCGAAG GTACAAATTGAAGCAAACATAAATGCCGGCAGTGATGTTGCAATAGAATACTTCACTATTTTCAATTACGAAGTTAAGACGGATGAATGCCAACAAATCGATGAATTTTCTACCACAACTAGTACTCCTACAACAACAATTGCGTTAGAATCTACTACTTTTATGTCAAGTACCACCACTAGTTCAACGCATCGAACTACTGCCTCTTCTATAGCTCCACAAACCACAGATCCTATGTCGACAACAGATGTCACTACTATCGTCACTCCAACTATTACTGACACAACTTCCACGTCTTCTTTGTCTACTAGTAGTGTGAAAACATCTTCCAGCACTGAGTATACCACGACCAGCAATTCTCCCAGAGATGAAACAACCTCTACTTTAATTGAAACAACAACCACAAGCACGACACCTGCTGCTACTCATACCACTGGATTAACGGAAATCGATGAAATAACCCAAGAACCCGTTGTCGCAGAAAAATCAACCGACTGGATTTGGATTGCGCTAGCCGCCACTTTTGCTGTACTATTTTGCCTTGCCACAAGCAGTGCAATCTTCATCTACGCAATGAATAAacagtttcaaaaatttcatcctAGGTTAGAGAAGAGGGGACTTAAAACACCCATATCAGAGGTTAAAAAACATATTTTGATGAAAAGGAATCATGATTCTAAAAGCATGCGATACTAG